One part of the Bdellovibrio sp. KM01 genome encodes these proteins:
- a CDS encoding OmpA family protein: MNHERWLVSYADFITLLFAFFVVMYATSTANENKQKDFEQSIKLNFHLVGKGGSDQNAETIDSAIAELEIPVGNFPKKGGPAEAADYVERALGKAMSKDDKKKDIQDVYHDSVGVRVSLTASSFFTPGSAKLRLSSLPALDKVAEILSANDKRIIVEGHTDDTPIADPQYPSNWELAGDRSAAVVRYFVKYHKLNPKRFVSISYGDQKPIVPNDTEEHKAMNRRIEILIVTDNNKVGI; the protein is encoded by the coding sequence GTGAATCATGAAAGATGGTTGGTCTCTTATGCAGACTTTATCACTCTCCTATTCGCCTTCTTTGTGGTGATGTACGCGACCTCTACGGCCAATGAAAATAAGCAAAAAGATTTCGAACAATCTATCAAACTGAATTTCCATTTGGTGGGTAAGGGTGGCTCGGATCAAAATGCGGAAACGATTGACTCTGCCATTGCGGAATTGGAAATCCCGGTCGGTAACTTTCCGAAAAAAGGGGGGCCTGCGGAAGCAGCTGACTATGTCGAGCGTGCTTTGGGTAAGGCCATGAGCAAGGATGATAAAAAGAAAGATATCCAGGATGTCTATCATGACTCCGTCGGCGTCCGTGTGTCTTTGACTGCTTCAAGTTTCTTTACGCCTGGTTCTGCAAAGCTTCGTCTGTCGTCATTGCCAGCACTGGATAAAGTCGCAGAGATCCTATCTGCGAATGATAAAAGAATTATCGTTGAAGGTCATACCGATGATACTCCGATCGCTGATCCGCAGTATCCAAGTAACTGGGAGCTCGCTGGGGATCGTTCTGCAGCAGTTGTTCGCTATTTCGTAAAGTACCATAAGCTGAACCCAAAACGCTTCGTTTCAATTTCTTATGGTGATCAAAAGCCAATCGTTCCCAATGATACGGAAGAGCACAAGGCGATGAACCGCCGAATTGAAATCCTGATCGTCACCGACAACAACAAGGTTGGCATCTAA
- a CDS encoding DUF4105 domain-containing protein, which translates to MVLNFLVTVLLMTAPLFVWGFSSQETASYKEQALAKKLDESSAWLKLGHYRKTLSGNFKSPILGNFFIAPDGHKNPRAELLATLDLLLDAKTSKSQCRYLARTSWLKSVLDIKSDDVEECPERKSWKAQLGATEAYLIFAASDLSSAPSSFGHTFLRLHNPKNTGQLDLLDYGINYAAYTGTDGGALYALKGLFGYYPGSYSMLPYHQKIQEYSNLEGRDLWEYKLNLTPQQVELMIDHLLELEGSYAPYFFADENCSSQMLELIEVASPGSDLTSQFHDIAIPLDTLKVVANAGLIGGEKLRTSLQTEWRARYAKLNFSERPALRSVLLKEQDTNKNYLGLSKKEKAETLEAALSYLSIREYRDQKEYNDEKYKLSVARAKLGAITEPVTITPPKSPLLSPATAAFYLGYGQNDQQDYYQFKFRRGFHDLLSDDSGLAPFSQLNFFVFDVRYTPTRQNWDLNQFVFLSILSTSPWTQLEKPISWSVEVGTEPKLNPYVNGGIGASFDLPLMKATRWSLFAMSENSYLTDIAQPYLGAKSMFMMKWVDQFRTLFQSEYLYSTTQGEFHWNHLVAGSFSSGNIEIRAEAERKDTVDQWGLSLILPF; encoded by the coding sequence ATGGTTCTTAATTTTCTAGTTACTGTTTTATTGATGACGGCCCCACTCTTTGTGTGGGGCTTTTCATCGCAGGAAACTGCGTCTTACAAAGAGCAAGCTCTGGCGAAAAAGCTTGATGAGTCTTCCGCTTGGTTAAAGCTTGGTCATTACCGCAAAACTCTCTCTGGAAATTTTAAATCCCCGATTCTTGGGAACTTCTTTATTGCGCCCGATGGGCATAAGAATCCTCGTGCTGAACTTCTGGCGACACTTGATTTGCTTTTGGATGCAAAGACATCAAAATCTCAGTGCCGTTATCTGGCTCGCACTTCTTGGCTTAAATCCGTGTTAGATATTAAATCCGACGATGTCGAAGAATGTCCTGAAAGAAAATCTTGGAAAGCGCAATTGGGAGCTACTGAAGCTTATCTGATTTTTGCTGCTTCTGATTTATCCAGTGCCCCTTCAAGTTTTGGTCATACATTTTTACGTCTGCATAATCCGAAGAATACCGGGCAACTGGACCTTCTGGATTATGGAATCAATTATGCCGCCTACACAGGGACTGACGGCGGAGCGCTTTACGCTCTTAAAGGGCTTTTTGGATATTATCCTGGCAGTTACTCTATGCTTCCCTATCATCAAAAGATTCAAGAGTATTCAAACCTCGAGGGACGCGATCTTTGGGAATACAAACTGAACCTGACACCCCAACAAGTTGAATTGATGATCGACCATCTGTTAGAACTTGAAGGCAGCTATGCGCCCTACTTCTTTGCCGATGAAAATTGTTCTTCACAGATGTTGGAGCTTATTGAAGTAGCTTCGCCAGGCAGCGATCTCACTTCACAATTTCATGATATTGCCATACCTCTCGATACTCTTAAAGTCGTTGCTAATGCGGGACTGATCGGTGGAGAAAAACTTCGTACTTCCCTGCAAACTGAATGGCGCGCGCGCTATGCAAAGCTTAACTTTTCCGAACGACCTGCGCTTCGTTCTGTCTTATTAAAAGAACAGGATACTAATAAAAACTACTTGGGACTTTCCAAGAAAGAAAAAGCGGAAACACTTGAGGCAGCCCTTAGCTATCTTTCAATTCGTGAGTATCGCGATCAAAAAGAATACAACGATGAAAAGTATAAACTCTCGGTTGCACGCGCGAAATTGGGAGCGATCACAGAACCAGTAACGATCACACCGCCGAAATCTCCCCTGCTAAGTCCTGCGACTGCAGCATTTTACCTGGGATATGGGCAAAATGATCAGCAAGACTACTATCAATTTAAATTCCGTCGTGGATTTCATGATTTGCTTTCCGATGACAGTGGACTTGCGCCATTTTCGCAACTCAATTTCTTTGTCTTTGATGTTCGCTATACGCCGACAAGACAGAATTGGGATTTGAATCAGTTTGTTTTCTTAAGCATTCTTTCGACATCACCGTGGACTCAGTTAGAAAAACCGATTTCATGGTCCGTTGAAGTGGGTACCGAGCCAAAATTAAATCCCTATGTAAACGGCGGCATCGGTGCGAGCTTTGATTTACCTTTGATGAAAGCGACTCGTTGGTCTTTGTTCGCCATGAGTGAAAATTCCTACCTAACTGACATCGCGCAACCCTATTTGGGGGCGAAATCGATGTTCATGATGAAATGGGTGGATCAATTTAGAACTTTGTTTCAATCGGAATATCTTTACTCAACGACTCAGGGTGAGTTTCATTGGAATCACCTGGTTGCTGGGTCTTTCTCCTCTGGGAATATAGAAATCCGCGCCGAAGCCGAGCGCAAAGACACTGTTGACCAGTGGGGTCTATCACTGATTCTTCCCTTTTAG
- a CDS encoding DUF3015 family protein → MKKVLFAVLFMFSAQAFAGDAGCGLGSMIISKNSKGLQLLALTTNGSFLSSFFGITSGTSGCSSSGIVMNDKEVQYFVEVNQKELSREMAQGHGQLLATLAEMKGCKNTEAQSAFGTFTQGSYTNIIPASNTSAAEMVSNLNNELAGQKDLQNLCHGS, encoded by the coding sequence ATGAAAAAGGTTCTTTTTGCAGTTCTATTTATGTTTTCCGCTCAGGCATTTGCCGGTGATGCTGGTTGCGGTTTGGGCTCTATGATCATTTCTAAAAACTCCAAAGGCTTGCAACTTTTGGCATTAACGACCAACGGATCGTTCTTGTCATCATTCTTTGGTATCACTTCTGGTACTTCTGGTTGCTCTTCAAGCGGTATCGTTATGAACGATAAAGAAGTTCAATACTTCGTTGAAGTGAATCAAAAAGAGCTTTCTCGTGAAATGGCTCAAGGTCATGGTCAACTTCTTGCAACTTTGGCTGAAATGAAAGGCTGCAAAAACACTGAAGCGCAATCTGCATTCGGTACTTTCACCCAAGGTTCCTACACAAACATCATTCCGGCATCTAACACTTCTGCAGCTGAAATGGTTTCTAACTTGAACAACGAACTTGCTGGTCAAAAGGATCTTCAAAACCTTTGCCATGGTTCTTAA
- the trxA gene encoding thioredoxin, with translation MSVVEVTKETFKQVVEENQIVIVDFWAVWCGPCKRFAPIFDAVAAKHPGVKFIKINTDDEPEIAASFEVRSIPTLAVIKEQSIIFVQPGAVNEDVLEQIVQRAKEIDMSQVEKE, from the coding sequence ATGTCAGTTGTTGAAGTAACCAAAGAGACATTTAAGCAAGTTGTTGAAGAAAACCAGATTGTTATCGTGGACTTCTGGGCGGTCTGGTGTGGTCCTTGTAAAAGATTTGCGCCTATTTTCGACGCCGTAGCAGCTAAACATCCAGGTGTTAAGTTCATCAAGATCAATACGGATGATGAGCCAGAAATTGCGGCAAGTTTCGAAGTGCGTTCAATTCCCACATTAGCTGTCATCAAAGAACAGTCCATTATCTTCGTCCAGCCGGGTGCCGTAAACGAAGACGTTCTGGAGCAAATTGTTCAAAGAGCCAAAGAGATAGACATGTCTCAGGTTGAAAAAGAATAA
- a CDS encoding peptidylprolyl isomerase gives MSKNIDIKKVFWIYLFAFLLAAFSFRADAAETTTEKSADPAVEKTADVKAEKPAKKSKADSKKAKEDTATKKGKPMFALFETTKGNFKVKLLTETAPKTVENFAGLAEGSKEWTDPKTGSKVKKPFYDGLSFHRVIKDFMIQGGCPLGTGTGGPGYRFDDEFLPGQPKHSKPGMLSMANAGPNTNGSQFFVTTVPTPWLDGRHVVFGEVVEGLDVVHAIENTKVGPMDRPVEPMIIKSVKIVRE, from the coding sequence ATGTCGAAGAATATCGATATTAAAAAGGTATTTTGGATCTACCTTTTCGCTTTCTTGCTTGCTGCTTTCAGTTTCCGTGCGGATGCCGCAGAAACGACGACTGAAAAATCAGCAGACCCGGCAGTTGAAAAAACAGCTGACGTAAAAGCTGAGAAACCAGCGAAGAAATCAAAAGCTGATTCCAAAAAAGCTAAAGAAGATACTGCTACTAAGAAGGGAAAACCGATGTTTGCACTTTTCGAAACAACTAAAGGCAATTTCAAAGTTAAACTTTTGACTGAAACTGCACCTAAAACAGTTGAAAACTTTGCGGGTCTTGCTGAAGGCTCTAAAGAATGGACTGATCCTAAAACGGGTTCAAAAGTTAAAAAGCCTTTCTATGATGGCTTGTCTTTCCACCGTGTGATCAAAGATTTCATGATTCAAGGTGGTTGCCCACTTGGAACTGGTACTGGTGGTCCGGGTTACCGTTTCGACGACGAATTCCTTCCAGGTCAACCGAAGCACTCTAAGCCAGGCATGCTTTCTATGGCGAACGCGGGTCCTAACACGAACGGTTCCCAATTCTTCGTTACGACCGTTCCAACTCCTTGGTTGGATGGCCGTCACGTAGTATTCGGTGAAGTTGTTGAGGGCTTGGACGTTGTTCACGCTATCGAAAACACGAAAGTAGGCCCAATGGATCGTCCAGTTGAGCCAATGATCATCAAGTCAGTAAAAATCGTAAGAGAGTAG
- a CDS encoding glutamine-synthetase adenylyltransferase, producing MSNSSLESSLRIKRNGIWSRCADSAKNSSQDSIQLCHDWSTAADELLTEAFKQCFPENDIALFALGKLGSEELNLSSDVDVLFVSDSDNDKHLRGLRQFQKLLSERTAEGFVFRVDFDLRPGGRHGPLIPTVEHFRDYYGNYGETWERLAFVRLRAITGHPGIIQQVEAFAKKFSFRRHLDFTLFEDLKHLRGKIQNAYHTPANADVIDLKMGVGGIRDLELFCHALLVVHGGKDPSLQTRGTIQALKLLSAKAILPQDESDFLVAHYRNLRGLENYVQALNDEQTHLLRLNDTHPEFVTTALKTLSSEMQHCDQIVKTLLGESPKAVSLENELSTLGLPEGDIKELWNEIIEQEVLSRNKGRDETARKSFLQEFVNILQAQGGDSRRALSFLKDFIRSTRAKASFFTLLLRENELLKKLAWLFAHSPYLSRILCSRPELLDSFVFRAQNELSEDLDRLLEELAEKKLLSELINGSQYLEDRDLDTLLQNLTFTADSIASALLTALKKDYPCSVEILALGKWGGKELGFKSDLDFLFVITGEPSDNDFKLAKRFISRMTESHRGGNIYSIDMRLRPSGKAGPIVIPLSDLQSYLSNESEVWERQAYLKSRWVNFTGPSLVNCYIDRGLSAPQLSELNRIRQELINKSPTLNLKYSEGGMVDIELAIQTVLLNQKLAPPNSSTEGFLSVESSQYPSLVKNYIYMRQIEQMLQLIASESTAEVSLNHESFHDLAVAFNTSPSKLLEDISQRISENLVSLKALDPRRGPH from the coding sequence TTGAGTAATTCTTCGTTAGAATCTTCTCTAAGAATCAAGCGCAACGGGATCTGGTCCCGCTGCGCTGACTCTGCCAAAAATAGTTCCCAAGATTCAATTCAATTATGTCATGACTGGAGTACTGCTGCCGATGAGCTTTTAACAGAAGCTTTTAAGCAGTGCTTTCCGGAAAACGATATCGCTCTTTTTGCTTTAGGCAAATTGGGCTCTGAGGAGCTGAATTTAAGCTCTGATGTCGACGTCTTATTTGTGTCTGATTCTGACAATGACAAACATTTGCGCGGCTTACGCCAGTTTCAGAAGTTACTAAGCGAAAGAACTGCCGAAGGTTTTGTTTTTCGTGTGGATTTTGATTTACGCCCCGGTGGTCGTCATGGACCGTTGATTCCCACGGTCGAGCATTTCCGCGATTACTATGGAAACTATGGAGAAACGTGGGAGAGGCTGGCCTTTGTTCGTTTGCGCGCCATCACTGGTCATCCTGGAATTATTCAACAAGTGGAAGCTTTTGCTAAAAAGTTTTCTTTCCGCAGACATTTGGATTTCACGCTGTTTGAAGATTTAAAGCATCTGCGCGGAAAAATTCAAAATGCCTATCACACTCCCGCAAATGCGGACGTCATTGATCTAAAAATGGGGGTTGGTGGTATCCGGGATTTGGAACTTTTCTGCCACGCTCTTTTAGTAGTTCACGGTGGCAAAGATCCTTCGTTACAAACGCGGGGAACGATCCAAGCTTTGAAACTTCTTTCCGCGAAAGCCATCTTGCCTCAGGACGAATCTGATTTCTTAGTAGCACATTATCGCAATCTGCGTGGACTTGAGAATTACGTTCAAGCCTTGAATGACGAGCAAACTCACTTATTACGTTTAAATGACACTCACCCAGAGTTTGTGACAACTGCACTTAAAACTTTATCTTCGGAAATGCAGCATTGTGATCAGATCGTAAAAACATTGTTGGGGGAATCTCCTAAGGCAGTTTCTTTGGAAAATGAACTGAGCACCTTGGGATTGCCGGAAGGCGATATCAAAGAACTTTGGAATGAGATTATCGAGCAGGAAGTACTTTCACGTAATAAAGGCCGTGATGAAACGGCTCGTAAATCTTTCCTGCAGGAGTTCGTAAATATCCTACAGGCTCAAGGTGGCGATAGCCGCCGAGCTTTGTCGTTTCTAAAAGATTTCATCCGCAGCACTCGCGCCAAGGCAAGCTTCTTTACTCTTCTTCTGCGCGAGAATGAACTTTTGAAAAAATTGGCGTGGTTGTTTGCGCACTCTCCTTATTTGTCGCGCATTCTTTGCAGTCGCCCCGAACTTTTGGATTCATTTGTGTTTCGGGCTCAAAATGAATTGTCAGAAGATTTGGATCGCTTGTTGGAAGAACTGGCCGAGAAAAAACTTTTATCGGAACTGATCAATGGCAGTCAGTACTTGGAAGACCGTGACCTGGATACACTTTTGCAGAATTTGACTTTCACTGCGGATTCAATTGCTTCAGCTTTGCTGACGGCTTTAAAGAAAGACTATCCGTGTTCAGTCGAGATCCTTGCGCTGGGCAAATGGGGTGGCAAAGAATTGGGATTCAAATCTGATTTGGATTTCCTGTTCGTGATTACTGGCGAACCATCTGATAATGATTTCAAATTGGCGAAACGATTTATTTCGCGCATGACTGAATCTCATCGCGGCGGGAATATCTATTCCATCGATATGAGATTGCGACCTTCTGGTAAAGCAGGTCCGATTGTTATCCCGCTCTCAGATTTACAAAGTTACCTGAGTAACGAATCTGAAGTTTGGGAACGTCAGGCCTATTTGAAATCTCGTTGGGTAAACTTTACGGGACCATCTTTGGTGAATTGTTATATCGATCGGGGCTTATCGGCTCCGCAACTGTCTGAACTGAATCGCATCCGTCAGGAACTTATTAACAAGTCTCCGACCTTGAATCTGAAGTACAGCGAAGGCGGAATGGTCGACATCGAGCTTGCGATTCAAACTGTTTTACTGAATCAAAAGCTTGCTCCGCCAAATTCTTCGACGGAAGGATTCTTGTCCGTGGAGTCGTCACAATACCCGAGTCTTGTGAAGAACTACATCTATATGCGTCAAATCGAACAGATGCTCCAGCTGATAGCGTCAGAGTCGACGGCGGAAGTGTCTTTAAATCACGAGTCCTTTCATGATCTTGCTGTGGCGTTTAATACTTCGCCTTCGAAGCTTCTCGAAGATATTTCGCAGCGGATTTCGGAAAATCTCGTCTCCTTGAAGGCGCTTGACCCTCGTCGTGGCCCTCACTAA
- a CDS encoding PD40 domain-containing protein, translating into MIRLLCVLLAVISLSQVSMAQDNGIYIKLGEARTKKSMLAFPALQYFGTPTTASHYQATGAEIFNVVNNDLSVSSYFQFIDSKAFLEDPSKTGLTPAPGNPGGFKFQSWSAIGADFLIRAGFSIAGNEVTLETYLYSVSKATLIAGKKYKGPVSSARRIGHTFANDVMKALTGTDGMFLSRVVLTSDKAGGQAREVYIMDWDSANSMQISKHSSVAISPAWSPDGSKVAYTSYVKRVGSKFRNADMLLLDLKSGKRSLISYRQGINSGASFSPDGKTIFLTISQGNSPDIYKMSYDGTLNGKITNGPAGAMNVEPVVCPGDANKVAFSSDRAGKPMIYTMDANGGNVKRLTFAGVFNSSPSWSPDCKKIAFAGQSDNNFDIFVMNADGSDMIRLTSAKKSNGKMSSNEDPSFSPDGRFVMYSSNRTGKNQIYLSTVDGTEERRVTNDNYNYFKPKWSVNLE; encoded by the coding sequence ATGATCCGACTTCTATGTGTATTACTCGCAGTTATTTCGTTGTCTCAAGTCAGCATGGCTCAGGACAATGGCATTTATATCAAGCTGGGCGAGGCCCGCACCAAGAAAAGTATGCTCGCTTTCCCCGCGTTGCAGTACTTCGGCACTCCAACAACTGCTTCTCACTATCAGGCAACAGGGGCTGAAATCTTTAATGTCGTGAATAATGACCTTTCAGTTTCTTCATATTTCCAGTTTATTGATTCAAAAGCCTTCCTTGAAGACCCCAGCAAAACAGGTCTGACGCCAGCTCCGGGCAATCCGGGTGGTTTCAAGTTTCAAAGCTGGTCAGCAATTGGTGCTGACTTCCTGATCCGCGCGGGCTTTTCAATTGCGGGCAATGAAGTGACTTTGGAAACTTATCTTTACTCTGTCAGCAAAGCGACTTTGATCGCAGGCAAAAAATATAAAGGCCCTGTATCGAGTGCTCGTCGTATCGGTCATACGTTCGCGAATGACGTGATGAAGGCTTTGACTGGTACAGATGGCATGTTCTTGTCCCGCGTGGTTCTGACTTCAGACAAAGCTGGTGGCCAGGCTCGTGAAGTTTACATTATGGACTGGGATAGCGCGAATTCCATGCAGATTTCCAAACACTCCAGTGTGGCGATCTCCCCGGCATGGTCTCCTGATGGTTCAAAAGTAGCTTATACATCCTATGTTAAGCGCGTTGGTTCGAAATTTAGAAATGCCGACATGTTGCTGTTGGATTTGAAATCAGGAAAACGTTCCTTGATTTCATATCGTCAAGGTATCAACTCGGGTGCTTCTTTCTCTCCGGATGGTAAAACAATCTTTTTGACGATTTCTCAAGGAAACAGCCCTGACATTTATAAAATGTCTTACGATGGAACTTTGAACGGTAAAATCACCAACGGTCCTGCTGGTGCGATGAACGTTGAACCGGTTGTCTGCCCGGGTGATGCAAATAAAGTTGCTTTTTCTTCAGACCGCGCTGGTAAACCGATGATTTACACAATGGATGCAAACGGTGGAAACGTAAAACGTCTGACTTTCGCAGGCGTTTTTAACTCTTCGCCATCTTGGTCTCCTGATTGCAAGAAAATCGCGTTTGCAGGTCAAAGCGATAACAACTTTGATATCTTCGTGATGAATGCAGATGGTTCCGACATGATTCGTCTGACTTCGGCTAAAAAATCAAACGGCAAAATGTCATCGAATGAAGACCCTTCATTCTCTCCAGACGGCCGCTTTGTTATGTACTCCAGCAACCGTACAGGAAAGAATCAAATCTATCTTTCCACAGTTGATGGAACTGAAGAACGCCGCGTAACAAATGACAATTACAACTACTTCAAACCGAAGTGGTCCGTAAACCTTGAGTAA
- a CDS encoding cell envelope integrity protein TolA: MSALNDKPQIDSLNRGLVISIGFHVGLVLFFIVKAAFFTPESIDFTQAVRVDIVGLPDKLDPNNLPPKPEAKENAKPAEKKPEPSPVVEKPAEKKPEPKVETKPEVKLPTKTAKKDDGVNLEKVKSKQQDALEKLKAMAAIEKLKEEDAKKPTPPAGTGKSTVGAAPIKGNQISPGTALTGLSKLQHDTYGADLDRHIKQHWTLPDWLAKRDLKAQARVYIDSRGNILDRKIVKSSGNPDYDEKVLEALDKSAPFPAPPEKFVSLVSVDGILIGFPE; encoded by the coding sequence GTGAGCGCATTAAACGATAAACCTCAGATTGACTCTCTAAATCGCGGCCTGGTGATCTCTATTGGATTCCACGTCGGTTTAGTTCTATTTTTCATTGTGAAGGCAGCGTTCTTTACGCCTGAGTCTATTGATTTTACTCAAGCTGTTCGCGTAGATATTGTGGGTCTTCCCGATAAATTAGATCCCAATAATCTGCCGCCAAAACCAGAAGCGAAAGAAAATGCCAAGCCGGCAGAGAAAAAACCCGAACCTTCCCCCGTTGTGGAAAAGCCTGCGGAAAAAAAGCCAGAACCTAAAGTTGAAACCAAGCCTGAAGTTAAACTTCCCACTAAAACGGCAAAAAAAGATGACGGCGTAAACTTAGAAAAAGTTAAATCCAAACAGCAAGACGCTTTGGAAAAACTTAAAGCCATGGCCGCCATCGAAAAGTTAAAAGAGGAAGACGCTAAAAAGCCGACTCCTCCAGCTGGCACTGGGAAATCCACGGTGGGAGCTGCTCCAATCAAAGGAAATCAAATTTCTCCGGGAACTGCATTGACGGGATTATCTAAATTGCAGCATGACACTTACGGCGCGGATTTAGATCGTCATATCAAACAGCACTGGACATTGCCGGACTGGTTGGCAAAACGTGATTTGAAGGCGCAAGCGCGCGTTTATATTGATTCACGCGGAAATATTTTAGATCGTAAAATTGTGAAATCGAGTGGAAATCCTGATTATGATGAGAAGGTGCTAGAAGCACTTGATAAATCAGCACCATTCCCAGCACCACCCGAAAAATTTGTATCACTTGTTAGTGTGGATGGGATTTTAATCGGCTTCCCAGAGTAA
- a CDS encoding biopolymer transporter ExbD, with protein sequence MGMGSGGGGKKSRATLSEINVTPLVDVMLVLLIMFMVTTPLMQQGIDVDLPKTSASGVEMNEEPFVLVIGHDQKMTIAKTRIQMADLKTKLKAIFENKKNKQIFIQADRKVDYGFVAEAMAEIRAAGIFNIGLVTVPKDK encoded by the coding sequence ATGGGAATGGGCAGTGGTGGCGGCGGCAAAAAAAGTCGCGCGACATTAAGTGAAATCAACGTGACGCCTTTAGTGGACGTCATGCTGGTTCTTCTGATCATGTTCATGGTGACGACTCCCCTGATGCAACAAGGGATCGACGTCGACCTGCCAAAAACTTCGGCTTCTGGCGTGGAGATGAATGAAGAACCTTTTGTCTTGGTGATTGGTCACGATCAAAAAATGACCATCGCGAAAACACGTATTCAAATGGCAGATCTTAAAACAAAGCTTAAAGCCATTTTTGAAAACAAAAAGAACAAACAAATATTCATCCAGGCAGACCGTAAGGTGGACTATGGCTTCGTCGCGGAAGCTATGGCAGAAATTCGCGCTGCAGGGATCTTTAACATCGGCTTAGTGACAGTACCAAAAGACAAGTGA
- the tolQ gene encoding protein TolQ: protein MFPLLVQAAEAAPSVSVNTNSWDAIAQASPVVQLTLVILIVMSIFCWAIGYTKYQAFKNMRTADDLFLNKFWKVNSLDSLYEDIDQYKDSSVARVFKAAYLEMKKISESPLLARTENDKPILSGIDNLERIINKATENEIAKIESRLTVLATTGSTGPFIGLFGTVWGIMQSFHKIGQTGSASLAVVAPGISEALISTAIGLAAAIPAVVLYNNFISRIRKQEITLNNFGADFLNIVKRNFFQGN from the coding sequence ATGTTTCCACTTTTAGTCCAGGCAGCCGAAGCCGCACCTTCTGTTTCCGTTAATACAAACTCTTGGGATGCAATCGCACAAGCGAGTCCAGTCGTTCAACTGACTTTGGTTATCCTCATCGTCATGTCGATCTTTTGCTGGGCCATTGGTTATACCAAATACCAAGCCTTCAAAAACATGCGTACGGCAGATGATTTGTTTCTAAATAAATTCTGGAAAGTAAATTCATTGGATTCTTTGTATGAAGATATTGATCAATACAAAGACTCATCCGTAGCACGCGTTTTTAAAGCAGCTTATTTGGAGATGAAAAAAATTTCTGAATCTCCCCTTTTGGCACGCACTGAAAATGATAAGCCTATTTTGTCTGGCATCGACAACTTGGAACGTATCATTAATAAAGCCACTGAAAACGAGATCGCAAAAATTGAATCTCGCCTGACAGTTCTGGCAACTACCGGCAGTACTGGTCCTTTCATCGGTTTGTTTGGTACGGTTTGGGGGATCATGCAATCCTTCCATAAAATCGGTCAGACAGGTTCTGCAAGTTTGGCGGTCGTGGCTCCTGGTATTTCGGAAGCCTTGATCTCTACAGCGATTGGTCTTGCAGCCGCGATTCCAGCCGTGGTTTTGTACAACAACTTTATTTCCCGCATTCGCAAACAAGAAATTACATTGAATAACTTCGGTGCAGACTTCCTGAACATCGTTAAACGTAACTTCTTTCAAGGAAACTAA
- a CDS encoding Rrf2 family transcriptional regulator: MNKINRKLEYALMALKYMSQKIPGELTSAKEVSDAFHTPFDATARVMQQMAQKGGFLRAEYGASGGYQITKDLAKVSIHDLVEVIEGPTALVKCLHKEVPCEIQGTCNIVSPVTTLNNKLTDFYKSVSLKDLLVERTAMPKKSSEAVIHG; this comes from the coding sequence ATGAACAAGATCAATCGGAAATTAGAATACGCATTGATGGCTCTTAAATATATGAGCCAAAAAATCCCCGGAGAGCTGACTTCTGCAAAAGAAGTTTCGGATGCTTTCCATACTCCTTTTGATGCGACGGCTCGTGTGATGCAACAAATGGCACAAAAAGGCGGCTTTCTTCGCGCTGAATACGGTGCGAGCGGTGGATATCAGATCACCAAAGACCTGGCGAAAGTTTCTATTCATGACTTGGTTGAGGTGATTGAAGGTCCGACGGCATTGGTAAAATGCCTGCATAAGGAAGTTCCTTGTGAAATTCAAGGGACTTGCAACATCGTTTCTCCGGTTACGACATTAAATAATAAGCTCACTGACTTTTATAAATCCGTCAGTTTGAAAGATCTCTTGGTTGAAAGAACGGCAATGCCTAAAAAATCTTCTGAGGCGGTGATTCATGGATAA